acaactcacgcagaagggggtcgtgctgagcagcggagtctccAATGAGCTGGCGTGTGTGACCgaggagctgcgaagggcggctgtcaccaagctgtgtagcgctgaggagctgttGGAGTTTGCTGCGCTAGGGAgtcgatgatagccgccttcaacgtgtcgaagggtcgagccgagtccggcgagctgatgacgtccactaagtcttcagcgacgtcaggaggcaaggACGACATGAGGTGTAGAAACTTTGTCTTCTGGCTGGTcatacgtcgcagctggaaatgcgcctcaacctgcaggagccaggcgcgggggctattgggccaaaactggctggaacgcggccaccgaagcaccgagaggctgagcgttctgggACGGGTCGCCGCCGGTAGGAAGGGCGGAAGAGCCAGCGGAATCCATGGAGGAAGATGGGGTTGCGTATTCaaagccgggtcgccaaatccGTCGGAGCTAaagcgaggaagaaccagctccgagggcgttgaggttcgaactgtttatttgtgCTGCTCGCGCTGCTGCGGCCTATATAGCCCAACTTTCTCTTTCCTGTCCGgtgccgcgtgccatggcctgcgagccgagcgcggcgcgaggggtgCTACATATTACTCAACCGCTGCTgccccactgcgctggtagtcGTATGAGGACTCACCACCAGTTACgaaatgttaagtagagaatgagaaatcctgcatatatggacattaaaccACAAAATACATCGcctcatgcccttaaggcggagctcaagtgccTCCTGCCATTGAAGAATCACCACCTGCTTTCggacgtctgctcggtttaactaagtTAAACTCCTAACAATTTTTTATACCGCCTTGCAGCGCGAAATGATCAGCAAACGCGATATATTTCTTGAAACCAAGCTGAAGGCGCTATTTTGGACGCATTTCGCGGAAGGTTTGCTTCATCCAGTGAGCGAGCGCTTTCATCTACAGACACGCGCTGCTTTCCTTGTACAGGGGCATAGACGCAAGTGATGTGAACAGTAATATTAAGCGGTATTTAAACATTAAAAGGAACATTCTAAAGACGCGAGGCTTATCAAAACCTTATCGGATTTGCAAAGAGCCTTGCAGAAAGCGCGAAACCACCCGCGGGATGTCCTGACAGCAGCAGCCATGCAGAGTTCCGGAAGAAGTaaatcaaaaacagaaaaaaagcaggAATTACTTGGCGACTGTGCAGAGCACAAAGTGGAGACTTAAGTCCCGTTATGAAGGCACATTTATTGTTTTTGATACAGCACGTAGTCGTGGAAAATATGTGAAGCGTAATTCCCGCCACATCACTAAAAACTGGCTACATTATTTTTGCTCCTCTAGCGAGCAGTCCTCACACACAAGTAAGGCTTCCGTTAACGGCGTCGGTAGCCGCCATAACCAGGAGCCCACCCGTTGGCTCCACCGTATCCGAATGAACCATACCCTCCTGCATAAGCTCCAGCGCCATAGGCGTAGCCACCCACAGCAGCGCCATTCGGAGTGTAGCCGTTTCCTGCGTACGGGATGCGGCCATAGCCAGCTGCACCACCACTGTACGGCCCATATCCGTATCCAGTGTACCCGCCGTATGCATTGTTGTAGCCGGTTGCCACACCACTGGCGCCGTAGGCAGTGGGTGCAAATCCGGCCCTTGAGGCTGCTGCACCTCCAGGAACCGGTGGGACGACCGGGGCGGCATTGAAGACTGCATTGGCGCTGGCACCCGGTGCAATTCCTGGCTCGTTGGTGTCCACCGTGGCCCGGAAGCCATTGGCGTCAGCGACGTAGTTCACCCGGCGGTAGAGGCCGTACGCGTCCCTGTAGCCGTAATATCCGGTCTTGGCGTTGCTTGAGTCTCCCTGCTCGCTGTGGAATAGGCGGTTGCCGTACTCGTCCACGTTGTCGTAGCCGAAAGTGTACGGCTGAGGTGgctgaaaaaaaagtgcaaatgAGTTGAAAATTCCCCCTACTGTGTCAACATTAGGCAGAAAGTCTTCGCAGCAAAGGCTACAGTATTTTTACAATGAATCCCAATCATGCATTACTTTTTGACTAGTGCACAGGACCAGAGATGTGCCCTTTTTATTACATGTAGtcttaccaacttgcccagctacTTGCATCAATCAAGGAAATAACAAGGCAGTATATAAGTCTCTTGAGTAAATATCGCTTCCTGTGGTAATATTTATGTAGATAACTTATGGCATAAGCAGAGTGATACAGAATCCTAAGCATAATATTGTTAAATACAGTTGAGATTACTGAAAACGATCTTGACGGTCATGGGGTTCTTGTTCGTTATATCCaaggttcgtagtaagtggactgcCTCTAGTACATTCGGGCAAAAGAAGCGTTATTTGGTTAAAAGGTGCATTATGCATGTCTGCTTCTTCAGGCAGGCCCCATAACAGCCCTTTCCCAGCTGTCCAGGGTGGTGATGTCCTTCTCGTGGAATTAATTCCTGCCAGGGAGCTGCTTTAGGGACGGGATATTACTAATTGCGATATGAGCGTCCATGGCCTCAAAGCTGTACGGATAGAGCGATAGAGCTAATGCAACGCATGTTTGCGTACAACGTACTAGTTACACTTCCTTGTGTAAGTACAATGGTGTCGCCTGGCAGCAGCGCAGAAGTAGGCGAACCAATTGCAGAACGTACCCCACATGGCCGGCTGGGCACTGCATATATGAATGGCAGCCTGTGTTCTCAGATAGCCGCCACTGGTTGATCCCCGACGGCGTGCAGTTTTGCATTCAACGCTACCCCGCTTTCGCGCACACCACTCTTCTACTTCCACTTTAGAGCACCCTGCACCCGTGCGTGCATCTATGGACACAGCAGCCCGTCGATGCGGTTTCAGTGCGGACTTTGCATTGTTTTGTTGGGGTCGCCGACTTGTTTTGGAAAAAGGGGCGAGGGTGCCGCGGAAGCTAAGCGCTTTTCAGTCTCCAGGCTGGCGTGAAATGTGGTTTTCCACGGCGGGCTCCAATTTACGGCGCCTTCTCGGTCGCTGTAACTGAATTGTGCTGTCAGGTCGTTCGTTGTATCTGATACGCAGTGCCGTTGGTCTAATACATAATTCCACGGCAGCACCATTTTAGTTCGTAATAAGCAGCGTTCATTATACGAGGtacgttataagtgggctcggctAGATACACAACGAAAACACTGCCCCTGAGTTTTCCATTAGACGAGAGTATCGTTTGTTCGCGATAGAGGCTGTCCTGCTTAGTTCAAGTCACGGCGCTCCTGAAGCTGCCGCTGTCGACACTGGGTAAGCGGCCCCATTTCTGCTCTCGCCACGCATTTTGGGAGTCTCATTTGGACGGTGAGCCGAGGGAACGTAGCATATGTGTATGGTTTAGGCTGCTGCAGCATAATCTTCTTTTACAAACTTATACCGTTACTTTTGTTCCGCATTCTCACACAAATCTTACCCCAAAAACACTGCCATCTTCTTTAAGAAGccaataaggaaataaaaatttaaatcCTTTTTAATGCGGCACCATAATTAATGAAAATATATTCGACCTACAAAAGGGCAACTGTTTATCATTACCTCGTGAAATTGCCCCACCGTATTtcataatttctttctttgtaatAGAATGAATTTCTCTGCCCCTGCTTTCATTTAGCATGAACGGCTATGCATGTTGATTTCGATTTCATAAATCCTTTCATGCCACTATTTTCAATGCAATGCCTTTCCTACTTACGCGTCATGCATTTCACAATCCAGAATCACTGTGTCAGACGGTTCTTTTTTGTGCAGTGGTATGCAATTCTCGAAGTGCCGTCTGCGCGTTGTTTACATTGTATTAGCGCCGCTGTGTTACAGTCAGAAGCGCAGTTAGGCGAAGTACTCGTGCGCACTGGGCGCTACCTACAGATGCGTAGTCGGCGTAGCCACGGAAAGCAGTGGCCGCTGTCGGTGCAGCATAGCCGCCGTAGCCAGTTGCACGGTACCCGGCTGACGGTTGGTGATGGTGCAGCCCGTAAGCTTTCACCACCAGGCAGGCCAGTAGGAGTTGTGCCTGTCAAGAAAGAACAGAAGTGTATGTCCCTGCGTTCGAAGCCGGAGAAAGGATGACGCGTCCAGAACGCTGGTGCTTTTGCAGAGCTAATAACAAAGATAGAAGCGCTCAGACAACCTGCAGGCGCACTTTTTCGTGGTGCCACTTAAGGATTAGGATTGGTCAGAAAGCTAGGCGGGCTGTGGGTTTTCTTAACGTTCCGCCTAGTGATAGGTTTTTTAGAGCGCACGTACGCGGCCGAAATGCAGCTGAGGCTCGTTATAATGAAGTTAAAGGAGCCGGCAATTATGTCGTcgcagccgtagcttcgttatagcccgtatTGACCTAGCTTCTGAGAGGAATTGTCATCTCTATATTTATATCAACTGTTCAattataaaccgcttcgttataaCGGGGTTCGGCTCGACTAAGGAAAACACGTGTATTGAATTAGTCCTCTTACTCATTAGGCATACAAGAGCGATCGCCACATCTCGACATACTTCCGTTACCACGTGTCCGTCTTGTTCCAACGCAATAAATAAAAACGTGGGCGTAACTATAATACCTTTCATAGCatttcaaaaaacaaaaagaaactacATCGTATATTGAAAATTATGCGACGTTCTGTGGTGTGTCCTGAATAACCAGTAGCATCCGACGGTGAAACTACATAATATAAATTTAATTGGATGGTGTTGTGTGTTTCTGAGAATTTAAATCCAGATATCGTTGTTGCTAACGCTCAGCAATATACCTCTACTCTCACTGCAGCACCTAGAAGCCGTAAGTGTCGCATTACCTCTATGTTCGCGAACTTATTACTGTAACGCCTGGGACTAGTTTTCTGGGGTTCTGCCTCTCTAACACTATTTCGTCCTCGCATGAACTTCAAATCTGCATTCATTTATTATCTAAATTAACTAAAGAACAACCAAACCCAGAGACTGGGAACCTGCTAGATATAAAATCTCCTCACACAGGCGCGGACACAAGAGTACAAAGCAAATGTTTCGAAATTACATTTATTACATCAAGCCTTGGAGTCTAAACTCCTCGCTGCGACAATAAAAAAATTCCTTGCCGATTGCTCTTCAAGGAATTAGCAgatggtttaaagaaaatttaaaaagacTGTTTGATGGCTCCTGAGTTCCTTGTGAACTAGAgagaacaaagacgagcacaactAAGCACTCTAGATGTGTCACTCTTTCCACCGTCATTGCGCCACCAAGAAGCAAATTTCCTGCACTCGTAATTGAAAGGTACGGTGGTGAAAGTGTTACTTTTATAACTCTCATGCAGCAGCACATGCCAGGTCTCCGGATTTAACTATGTGTCATCCAACCCCAATTCGAATTATAGAGACCGGTCTTCTGAGCAGCATGACTGTCATCACACGAATGCTTAGATTGTCGCCGAAGGTATCCTTTTTCTGTCATAGTTTCTTATTGTTTAACTGCAAATCACGTAGCTTCGGAGTCTGGAAGGCGCTTTGATTACTCTCGAGCGATGTCGCAAATCGGCAAGGGGCCTAGAATCTTAAGTAAAAGAGTTTCCTTAGATTGATGAAAATAGCCATCCTTAATGgaaggcatttttctttcacgaAAAAATCGACTTCCACAGGCAAGCTTCCACTTCCCAGGCATATTCACAGCAGGCTATCTATCTCCCCGATAACAAAGAACACGCACCCGACTCATTACACTGACTGGCGAGACGCGCGCTCCAATGCTCCCTGCAAAAAATGCCGGGATCGCGAACACATCACATACGTCAATCCTGCTGCACATACTCAGCAGGCAGCTTTTGCTACGGCAGCTCTACCCACATTTGCTTCCTTCTCGTTTCCGCGACTGTTCGCACTCGCACCTCGCAAGAAGCAGAAGAATGTGCGATAGCGATATGGCCACAGCTTCCACATTGTGTTCTCCTTTTCTTAGTGACTCTCAGTCTGCAGCACATAGCTTTGCCAGTTGACGGCTTTCCTCCGCTACTCTTTGCATACTTCGGATCGTCCCAATCGATAGCCGCACCATTGCCAGAATCTGGATTCCCGGTCAACTGCACACGCATTGGGATACGGGGCACCTCACGACGCTGCTCGAAGACTCACACACCGAGTAGGACAGTTGGCAGACTAAAACGAGGTATTTTCCACGAAGAACAGCTTGGTGACGTACCACGGCATGACGCTGCATTACCGGCTCGTACGACTCCGGTTTCAACCGGGTGATAAATCTATTACAAAATCTGAAACGGTCTTTTGGTGACAGCTTCAAACATTTCCTCTCGGTACGCTGGCGCAGTATGCCGCCATGTCTGCCGGTAGCTATAAATGGgttgctcatgacgtcacacCCGCCTTGATGGAGCCCAAGGCATAGCTTCTACAGTGCAGGCCGGAACAGGTGACGGCAAGCAGATTAGGAAAACGCTCCCGTTCCCGCCGTGCTCGTGTTCTCAACTAAAGCGGCTGCTGTGACGTCGGTGCAACCCATGTATAGCCCTGAGTGCGCCCTCTGGAGTCAACGCATCGATTAAGCCCACAACCTACGGGCTTGCCCCGCTGATCTCCTGAAACCAGAGCTGCAACTCAGTACATTTCTGCAGTGGCAGACGGCGCTGCTCTGCAAGGCGCTAGCTGCCCAACGCCGGGCTCTCGAGTCATCCATCGAGGTGGTTACGACGCAACGTCTTGTGATCACCTTGGGTCGACCTCAaattgcttttttctctttttgaaaCTTAATaagctttcctcctcctcctgctcacTCCAGAATAATTCCCCCGTAATTCCGGAAAAGTGAATGGTGTCTTCTTGTCTCACCTTCGGAAACATCCCGGCTGTTTTCTGCCTTCACAAGTAGTGACCGACCACACCGCTGTCCCAAGTAGCGAGGCTGAGGAGGAGACGTCCTGTGCTGACGCCTTGTCCCGGTCCGCGAGCATTTATACTGTTGAGTTGCGAAGTGTGACTTagtggaaaagaaaaacaaactcttCTTTCGTTTAGTTTTGCCCTGTTCTTcagcttttttttctcattgttgACATTTCAGAAAACTGCTTTCCTTCTCGCGTGATTGCGTGAAAAGTCAAGGGAATGTAAGAAGAGGAGTTTCAACACATAACCCCTTGAGCACACTGGTTGCATGAATGCTTACAGGACATGCGTGTAAGCCTTTCACAGTGTAATTCTGTCGTGTGGCAGTTACAGTAACCTCAAAGCGCGTCAGTGTTGCGAGATTGTACTgtggatttttttgtttttgcggtTCATTTACCGCTCCTGACAGTCGTTACGTAGGATTCTTGTTTCTGTTGCATTTATTTTTAGTTGTGTTCATCCAATAACTATAAGCAGATAGTCAACACGTCCACTATTTAGGTGATCAGCATGGCGCTCCATTACATTGCTATTTGTCATGTACCATAATAATCCCAGCATTAAACTATAACCCTTTCAGACACGCGTTGTGTTAGTCGAGAAAAATCTAAAACCTGAATCTtaatgtgtgtgtctgtgtgtgtgtgtgtgtgtgtgtgtgtgtgtgtgtgtgtgtgtgtgtgtgtgtgtgtgtgtaagtgtgtgtgtgtgtttatttggAACCCACTATTCCACAAAAATAATATAAATGCTCATAAACTTAAGGAATTcacacacaccacacatttcCGCGATCGCGGAATTGATGCCTTATTCGAAAGATGGTACATTTCTGCCCAATTTATTTTGTTTATCATCTGAAACTGTTTCCTCAACGAAGCGTAAGCTACAGTGCCCTTTAGAGAAACATTCCTGCGCGTGAaagatagggcgctcgactactgatccggagttcccggtttcgatcccgcccgcggcggctgcgtctttatggaggaaaaacgctaaggcgcccgtgtgctgtgcgatgtcagtgcacgttaaagatccccaggtgctcgaaatcattccggagacctccactacggcacctctctcttcctttcttctttcactccctcctttatcccttcccttacggcgcggttcaggtgtccaacgatatataagacagatactgcgccatttcctttccaccaaaaacaactaataagagaagaaagaagcTAGAAGCTACAGCACCAAACCGCATTTCCTAGGTGCGCCGTTAAACTTCATGACGCACatctttatttattgtttttgaaAAGCGATCCTTTTTTCTAGAAAATAAACATTTCTTACCATTCTCTCTAATAGGAATTTCTAAAGAagccagcatcactgacttcCTTAGAACACATCTAGGCGCTTGGAAAAAGACTTTGAAAAGT
The Amblyomma americanum isolate KBUSLIRL-KWMA chromosome 3, ASM5285725v1, whole genome shotgun sequence genome window above contains:
- the LOC144124039 gene encoding uncharacterized protein LOC144124039; the protein is MFPKAQLLLACLVVKAYGLHHHQPSAGYRATGYGGYAAPTAATAFRGYADYASPPQPYTFGYDNVDEYGNRLFHSEQGDSSNAKTGYYGYRDAYGLYRRVNYVADANGFRATVDTNEPGIAPGASANAVFNAAPVVPPVPGGAAASRAGFAPTAYGASGVATGYNNAYGGYTGYGYGPYSGGAAGYGRIPYAGNGYTPNGAAVGGYAYGAGAYAGGYGSFGYGGANGWAPGYGGYRRR